From the genome of Desmodus rotundus isolate HL8 chromosome 2, HLdesRot8A.1, whole genome shotgun sequence, one region includes:
- the KRTAP8-1 gene encoding keratin-associated protein 8-1, with protein MYCGSFTGAAFPGCYWGSYGYPLGYSVGCGYGSTYSPVGYGCGYGYGGCGGALSYRRYWPYALY; from the coding sequence ATGTACTGTGGCAGCTTCACCGGGGCCGCCTTCCCAGGCTGCTACTGGGGCAGCTATGGCTACCCCCTGGGCTATAGCGTGGGCTGCGGCTACGGCAGCACCTACTCGCCCGTGGGCTACGGCTGCGGCTACGGCTACGGCGGCTGTGGTGGGGCCCTCAGCTACCGGAGGTACTGGCCCTACGCACTCTACTGA